In one window of Drosophila miranda strain MSH22 unplaced genomic scaffold, D.miranda_PacBio2.1 Contig_AX7_pilon, whole genome shotgun sequence DNA:
- the LOC117195330 gene encoding uncharacterized protein LOC117195330, translating into MAKLSSSKSRLRMRRSRILEKPVSRLMGLWEVAELQSRVAYQQQILDGGCWQRFNDAIVDTVETGCLFRLELLNFRFEFLDGHRSAVIFGVKRASRCCAKASAFSSVVLHQGSAGACCPSATCLLTGRFGMGCLLIVLLDPFTYSVSQLIDSACNEGVGAPIFLVDFAENSFDLDRFQRLRVKMEALRSVHCVLVT; encoded by the exons ATGGCAAAGCTTTCTTCTTCAAAAAGTCGTTTGAGGATGAGGCGTTCAAGGATTTTGGAGAAGCCTGTAAGCAGGCTGATGG GACTTTGGGAAGTGGCCGAACTGCAGAGCCGAGTTGCATATCAACAGCAGATACTCGATGGCGGATGTTGGCAGAGATTTAATGACGCGATTGTCGATACTGTCGAAACCGGGTGCCTTTTTCGTCTTGAGCTTCTTAATTTCCGATTTGAGTTCCTGGATGGTCACAG GTCTGCCGTGATCTTTGGCGTGAAACGTGCTTCCAGGTGCTGCGCAAAGGCCTCAGCTTTTTCCTCCGTAGTTTTGCACCAAGGTTCAGCAGGAGCTTGCTGCCCTTCCGCAACGTGCCTTCTGACTGGCAGATTTGGGATGGGCTGTCTCTTGATTGTGTTG CTTGATCCGTTTACGTATTCTGTTAGTCAGCTGATTGATAGTGCGTGCAATGAGGGGGTTGGAGCACCTATCTTTTTGGTTGATTTTGCAGAGAATTCTTTTGATCTTGATCGCTTTCAGCGTTTGCGAGTCAAGATGGAAGCTTTGCGGTCCGTACACTGTGTGCTGGTTACTTGA